One genomic segment of Artemia franciscana unplaced genomic scaffold, ASM3288406v1 Scaffold_2956, whole genome shotgun sequence includes these proteins:
- the LOC136043086 gene encoding acidic fibroblast growth factor intracellular-binding protein B-like, translated as MTELDVFVGSTIVMDKEIFQLWVDGHSVETTKHILFRRMKDFSPDYSKEVVLSYVLGQYRTYEMLEKLLWTPKKLVTQWAYQMTEQAKQCLIHKYYDLNLPVVREILNKKYSSRSRKDLDEISEKTNVNLKSCRRQFDNLRRMLKYVEELPGNT; from the coding sequence ATGACCGAACTTGATGTTTTTGTGGGAAGTACAATTGTTATGgacaaagaaatatttcaacTATGGGTCGACGGCCATTCCGTTGAAACCACCAAGCACATTTTGTTCAGGAGAATGAAAGATTTTTCTCCAGACTATAGTAAAGAGGTTGTATTATCCTACGTGTTGGGCCAATATAGGACATATGAGATGCTTGAAAAACTGTTATGGACTCCAAAAAAGTTAGTGACTCAGTGGGCCTACCAGATGACAGAACAGGCGAAACAATGTTTGATTCATAAATATTATGATCTAAACCTGCCCGTGGTCCGtgaaatattaaacaaaaagtatTCTAGCAGAAGCAGAAAAGACTTGGATGAGATAAGTGAGAAAACGAATGTGAATCTAAAAAGCTGTCGTCGGCAGTTTGATAACCTCAGAAGAATGCTAAAGTATGTTGAAGAATTGCCTGGAAATACTTAA